The genome window GGCCTGAGAGCCGCCGCCCGAGtccccgcccgccgcccgcgtCTCTGCGGCGCCCCACTCACCCACGCACTCGTTGGCTTCGCGGGCCGTGGCGCGCTGCCAGGGCCGGTCATAGTGGAACGGCTTGCAGCGGTCGCACTCCGGACCGGCCGTGTTGTGTCTGCAGTCACACACCAGGCTGTCGTCGCGGTCGCGCACGCAGCGGGCTGCGTGGCCGTTGCACTTGCAGCGGCCGCCCACCTGCAGGTCCGACACCGCGTAGAAGTACGAGTCGCGCGCCAGCTCCGAGTCGTCCTCGTTCTCATCGCCGAAAGTGTGCAGGCGGCTGAAGGCCACGCGGATGTCGGTGGCCGTTACCCAGTCCTGCAGCACTGGCGAGTTGTCGAAGTCGTGCGCAGAGGGCCGCCCGTCCAGCGTGCTGAAGGCGATGAGGCCGCCCGAGAGCGGACGCATGTCGGTGTGGGAGTCAGTGCACACGGCCTCCTGCTCATTCTGCTTGGTGATGGGCGCGCGGTGCGGCCGATTGTACATCTTGCGGCACTGCGTGGAGTAGAACTGGAAGGGCACCCACGTGCGCCCATAGTCCATGGACTTGTAGATGGCCATGGACTCGGGCCGTGGCGAGCAGAACTGCAGGCTCACGTAGGTCACCTCGAACTTCTTCCCGAGAGACAGTGTGAGCGTGACGTTGTGAGGGAACTGCAGGTAGTTTTCGGACTGCCAGCACGTCAGGTTGTGCGGGTTGTTGAGATCCGTGAGGAAGGCGGGCGGGTGCGCCTTCTTGGGGTCCGAAGCGTTGCAGAGGTGGCAAGAGCGCAGCCTCTCCTCGCCGCGCTCGCTCACCACGCAGTAGCGCGCCGGGGGCCGGCCGCAGGTGCTGGACACGCGCACGTCCTTGCCGAAGGCCGCGTTGACAAAGTCGGGGATGCAGCGGCGAGGGTGGCCGTTCTCGTCGGAGCAGGGGTCGGGCTGCGCCGCCTGGCCCGAGAACATGCTGAGCCCGGGCCCGCCGCGCACCGCGCTCACCAGGCACGCCACCGCTGCCAGCGCCACCAGCGCCTCCCACACTGCGCGCATCATGCTGCGTCCAGCTTGCCCCGGCCCCGCCGCGCCGAGGAGTCGGTCCGCCCGCCGAAGAAGGCGCCTGCGGAGAGAGGGGAGCTGCGCTCAACCAGCCCGCCCCGCGCCCTCCACCCCTCGGCGCGGCGGCGTGCGGGGGGCGCGGTCGAACGCCGGCTTCCCCGGTCCCGATCCCGCGGCCGGAGGCTCGCTCGCTCCCCACAGCCTCGCGGGCAGGGGAGTCCCGGGACCCGCACAGCCCGTGCCTCCTCTCCCCGGCGGGGCGAGGAGCCGGGGGGCCGCAGGCGAACGCTCGGCTTCCACGCCGCCGCCTCCACGCCGCCCAAGGGGCATGTCCCCGCCCGTCTGCCGTCCGTGGCCAGCCCGCCTCGCACCCCAAAGTCTCGGGCACAAGACAGCGCGGGGCCCCCCAAGCCCGCACAGCCCTCGCCACTTCCTCCCGCAGCCTGGGGTCCCTCTCCGCTGCCCCAGATCGCGTCCCCGCCGGAGAGTCCACGTTCGGGACTTTACCTCTGGGGagggcaaaaaagaaagaaaagtttgcCTGGCCCGGGTCGGGGAGCCCGCGCGCCGGACGACGGAGAGCCTCTCGCTCGCGGCTAGCAGGCGCGTCCTGCCTCAGCGCGGGCTTGCCTGCTCCATGCCCCGCGCGGCCGCCGCTGCCCCAGCCCCGGTCCCGGCCCCGGCCcggctgccgccgccgcctcgcTCGCCCGACTGACGACACGGCCGCCCGGCTCCCGCCGCGGTCGGAGTGCTGCCCAGCCCGCGCCCGGggcgcacacacactcacgctcGCTGGcgcgcactcacacacacgcacgcacgcccccgaaggcgccgccgccgccgcagccaCTCGCGCTCGGAGTGGGGGGCGGAGGGGCGCTCGGGGGCGGGGCCGCCGGGCGGGGCGCCGGCCAATAATGTCTGCGAGCAGCCGCCCGCTCGCGAGCAAAGTTTTAACCCCgggaaagaagaaagttaaaGGGAACCAGCCGGGGACGCGGGCAGGACGACAGCGCGAGCGGGTGAGCACCGGGGAGCCcgagaaagagaagcagagacaaagagaaagcgAGAAGAGCGCCCGGGGAAACCCCGGAGAGGGGGCTGGGCCCGGCGCGCACCccgggagggaggaggggcccGCGGGGACTGTCAGCCTAGCCCCGGCCCCGCGCCGCCGGGAGAGCCCCGCAGGTTTCCGCCGGCCCCACGCCGTAGTGGGGGGGGCGCAGGCGGGGGGAGGGGGCGgttttctccctcctgctcccagCCAAACACatctgtgtttgttttctttgctgcgaggaggtggggcctccctctaaCCTAGCCTGATGGCCCCAGTGGCACCGCGTACAGGGCCGTGCCCCTGTAGGCAGACAGCCCCGGATCGTGTGcaggaggagcctggggagaAGGGGTGCTATCTcactatcacacacacacacacacacacacacacacacacacgcctccAGGTGTCACTTGGGCCTATCAGTCGCGGCTCCTTTCCTGCGGTGGGAGCTGTGGTGGGCTGGAGGCTGAAGCGGAGCATAGCCAGACTGCACCTGAGCAGCCGCCGACGCCCCTCCCAGATGATTCTGCTGGACCTCCGCAGACCCCCTGAGGCGGGCTTATAGGTACTTCCAGGCTCAGGTTTTCAAGGGTGTAGGCCCTGTCATATCTCGTGGAAGCCCCACAACAGGTTTGAGTAGGTCTTcgctccattttgcagatgaggaaaccgttGAAGAAATTTGCCCAAAAGCCCTAAGCCAGTAAACATCAAATACAGTAGAAACCTggactctttcctttcctcacatTTGTCAAATGGATAATCCCACCTAATCATAGTCTCATGGGGCATCCTCAGGGGCCACGCCAGCTTCTTCTTGCCTCATGCTCTGCCACTTTAACAAAAGGGCTAAAGACAGTTGACGGCATCCTTTGACCATCTTGCAGCAGCAAAAACTTTGGGGAAAGAATACACTGGGCTTTGAGTTTGGAACTGAACTGCTGCTGGTTTGTTATTCTTAGACGAGTGACCTACTGATAGACCTGGATTGAAAGCCCAGGGCCCTGGTTCTAGCCCAAAAGCTGACTTGCTGCAGTTTATCCACTAAATGCCTCATTTTATCAATTGGAGTTTTCACAGATTCTAAGAACCTACCTAGGAAGGGGTCTCAGGGCTTCTCTGGCCCAGCTCAGTCTCCGTGGAACACGGCCTTCCCCAGCCTCTCGGAGAGATGGCCACCTGAGCCAGCTCTTTCAGAGATGGGAGTTCACCACAACCCAATGAAATTTCATTGCAGGACAAGCTAGATTCATCCTCCCGCCTGGGGTAACACTttagctttgccattttattccCTTCACTGCTCTCTACAATGTTTATTTCTACCTTGCCTCCTGGCAGAAAGGATTTCAGGTCACTTATAAAGGTACCTAAAACATGGCAGAAATGACATAAATAAGAAAGTGAGGTGCAAGGagataaatgaaatgtttaaCCCTTGTGGGCTGTGAAATCCCAATTATATGCTGCAAGGCACAGAGCAGTTAGGAGCACATGCTTTACAGCCAGTGAGTTCCTCACTTGTAAAAGGGGGACAGGACAGCaatatctacctcatagggttgagAACATCAAATCAGTTAACACATGAATATTATAGTGCATAACATGTATACATAGATATGTTCTTATATAGCCTATATGAATATActttcacatatatgtatatgtacatacataaagccaggcacatagtaagtggATGGAGAAATGTTAGTTGCTAATATTAAATTGCTAGATCTTTAAagaaatttagaattatttaaagaagaacaTTTAATGACACAGTAAAATGCCTGTGatgttagaaaatgaaaaaagcaaattacaaaaCACTATGCCACCCCAAAAAATACTGTGTACAATATGTTatcattttggggtttttttagaGTCTGCATAAAAAGACAATATTGTTAATTCTGGTTACCTCTGGATAGTGAGATTATAGGTGACCTTTATCTTTGCTTCTATGTTCTTGATTTTGTATAGCAAGAATGAGAGCTAAGAGAAGAAAAACCAGAAAGGAAGACAAAGTAGAGATACAAATAAAACTAACATGTACCCTGGAATGCCCTATTCACCTCCTGTGGGTGGGCCACAAATTTGTCCCTAAGCTTTCTTGCAGCCAAAATGAAAAGGAGACCGTGTCAGTTACACAATTCCCAGTGTCCATGAgataaaaacagacctattactCAAGGGAATTACAACTATTCTTGGTACTAAAATCAGACAGGAATTTCTCCTGGGGGGCCTCATAAAAGGAACACAGTGTGAGATAATGAGCAAACATCCTCAACAATATCCGCTAACAGTCACAACTGGAAACTCCGTGGGCAGTGTCTGTGATGGCCCAGTGTAAGCTGATGGCATCGCACCAAAACACAAGCCAGAAAAGACAGTCTAACAAGGACGGGTCTCAAAGAGGCCAGTCGGTGCCCAGCtcactgcccacccaccccacttGGGTCTGTTTCGGGGTATTTACAGCACTGGCTTGCCCAATGCTCTCCAAGGCTTCCTCCTGCTATGTTGCTTCTGTCCCATTCTGATGGATCTTGCATAGCAGCAAGTTTGAAATTGCACTTCCTGGAGTGCCGCTATTCTACAATGCCAGCTGAGCTTAGGCCAGTGATCTTGGGGACTGGGGGCACCCTCTACTTTTGTTGTGGTCAATTAGGTCTAAGCTTATCTTCATTAGTAGTTCCTGAAGGGCAGGACTTTCACCTTGTATCCGGCAGGTCCAGAAAAATGTCACTTGTACAGTTGGTCCAAGTCGAGTCCCCACACAACAGCCCAGACCATGGCTCTGCCTAGTTAAATGTTTGAAATCAGCCCTTCTGTCATCCCTCAGTTTTTATCTCTTCTAGGCAAAACGTTCCCAGTTCTTTTAATGACATCTCAGCAGACACTGTTTTCTGACCACTGTGTTGCCTCTCCCAATGCCCTGTAATTTGTCAGTGTCCCTTCCTAAAACATGCTGCCTTTTGAGGGggatgaatgaaaaaaacagatgtcCAAGTGTTGTGAGAGTATCTCAAAGTGGGGGTTATAAATATAAACCCAAAAATGCGTGTCAGGCCCTGAGCAGCAGGATCCACAGTACAAACTGGCGTTCAAAACACAACTATGTGGCTCTTAGGTGAGAAAGCAAATTCCCAGGTGTCTCCACAAGAAATGCGTCAGGAAGGGAAACCACCATTCTTGGAGCCCACCCTTACCTGGGAAGCCTGAGGATCACTCTAGGAAGAGGGGAATGTGGCAGTTTGAAGAAAATTTAGAAGTACTCAGAGTAGGAGGAGGGAAACCAGGAAACTCAGATGTCCTAGAAACCAATGGGCAAGTATCAAGGAAGTAGGGGTGAACAGTGAGTGTCACATGCCTTCAAGgtcaagataaaaagaaatgagacctTTGGATTAAACTACAAGGAAGTCATGGTGACCTTGACTAGCTGTGACAGAGGAGTGGTAGGGACAGAAGCCAGACTGCCTCAGGTTATGGAGTGAATGGTAAGTGTGAAAGTGGAGATAGTGAGTGTAGACAACTTTCACGAAGTGTGAAAAGAAGTGGTAGGAAAGAGATAAGGTGATAGGAAGGTGACATGGGATTGAGGGAGTTGCGATGTTTATTGTTGTTGATAAGATAAGGCTATTTGAACATGCCTAAATGTTAATAGGAAAGAGCAAAAGGAGAGAGGAGGTTGAAGACAGATAAGCCTAGTCTTGTAAAACTGGTGGGCAGACGGTCTGAAGGCTGCTCTTGTTTTAATGGAGTAGGAAGTGACACCATCTGCTGAGAGTGAAGGAGTCGGTTGGGGCATGGGAGGCGTGAAGATAGGTGAGGAGCTTGACTGGGTCATTTTGGAGAAGAGGAGAATGCTTGCCGGACAGAACTCAAGGTTCTGATCAGGTTAGGGACCATCTGTGAGAAAGAATGCCAACCAGCAAAGTCACCGGAtacccccctccccacctcccagccgtGCTCAGCAGCCCCTGTGCAGAcctggagaaagaggaatgggtGGAGTATCTAGAGTGGAAGGGTTTTTTCCAGGACATAGGACAGGACAAGGGGAAGAGGGTGGCTGACACGGTGGACCATGAATGCAAAgctgaaaagagaaggaagggaagacagaACACAGATGGAAGAGGAAATAGAGAGGCCAGGGGTCTAGAGCTGTTCAGTACAGTAGCCAATAACCACATGAAGCGCTTTCAATCGAATTGAATAAGAATTAGATTTCAAGCCCAGCACCAATAAAGAACATTCCCATCATCACAGCAAGTCCTATCAGACAGAGCTGGTCTAGAGGACTCAGGGAGATAGAAGGAGATGTGGTGGAGGATCACTGAGGACACTGTGGTCCCAAACTGGATGTCTGAGTTGAAAAGTCTAGGGGAGGGGCACCCATGGGTGATGACAAGGCCAACTGAGAGTGAGAGGTGGGTGGGTTCTGCAGGGAGACGGAGGTGATGGTGAGTGGGGATAAGGAGGTCAGGGTGCTAGGTGGGCTGCCCACCTGGGTCTCCCAGACTTTCAGGACCAGCATCAGGGCTTGGGGCAGAGGTAAAGACGGAGCCAAGTACTGATGTcttcaaagaaagagaagagtgaCCTCCTCCTAGAGG of Manis javanica isolate MJ-LG chromosome 4, MJ_LKY, whole genome shotgun sequence contains these proteins:
- the NTN1 gene encoding netrin-1 isoform X1 — encoded protein: MMRAVWEALVALAAVACLVSAVRGGPGLSMFSGQAAQPDPCSDENGHPRRCIPDFVNAAFGKDVRVSSTCGRPPARYCVVSERGEERLRSCHLCNASDPKKAHPPAFLTDLNNPHNLTCWQSENYLQFPHNVTLTLSLGKKFEVTYVSLQFCSPRPESMAIYKSMDYGRTWVPFQFYSTQCRKMYNRPHRAPITKQNEQEAVCTDSHTDMRPLSGGLIAFSTLDGRPSAHDFDNSPVLQDWVTATDIRVAFSRLHTFGDENEDDSELARDSYFYAVSDLQVGGRCKCNGHAARCVRDRDDSLVCDCRHNTAGPECDRCKPFHYDRPWQRATAREANECVACNCNLHARRCRFNMELYKLSGRKSGGVCLNCRHNTAGRHCHYCKEGYYRDMGKPITHRKACKACDCHPVGAAGKTCNQTTGQCPCKDGVTGITCNRCAKGYQQSRSPIAPCIKIPVAPPTTTASSVEEPEDCDSYCKASKGKLKINMKRYCKKDYAVQIHILKADKAGDWWKFTVNIISVYKQGASRIRRGDQSLWIRSRDIACKCPKIKPLKKYLLLGHAEDSPDQSGIVADKSSLVIQWRDTWARRLRKFQQREKKGKCKKA
- the NTN1 gene encoding netrin-1 isoform X2; amino-acid sequence: MMRAVWEALVALAAVACLVSAVRGGPGLSMFSGQAAQPDPCSDENGHPRRCIPDFVNAAFGKDVRVSSTCGRPPARYCVVSERGEERLRSCHLCNASDPKKAHPPAFLTDLNNPHNLTCWQSENYLQFPHNVTLTLSLGKKFEVTYVSLQFCSPRPESMAIYKSMDYGRTWVPFQFYSTQCRKMYNRPHRAPITKQNEQEAVCTDSHTDMRPLSGGLIAFSTLDGRPSAHDFDNSPVLQDWVTATDIRVAFSRLHTFGDENEDDSELARDSYFYAVSDLQVGGRCKCNGHAARCVRDRDDSLVCDCRHNTAGPECDRCKPFHYDRPWQRATAREANECVACNCNLHARRCRFNMELYKLSGRKSGGVCLNCRHNTAGRHCHYCKEGYYRDMGKPITHRKACKACDCHPVGAAGKTCNQTTGQCPCKDGVTGITCNRCAKGYQQSRSPIAPCIKIPVAPPTTTASSVEEPEDCDSYCKASKGKLKINMKSRPNPHPESGQGGGLVEVHGEHHLRVQAGREPHPPR